In the genome of Aspergillus luchuensis IFO 4308 DNA, chromosome 2, nearly complete sequence, one region contains:
- a CDS encoding uncharacterized protein (COG:G;~EggNog:ENOG410PK4Z;~InterPro:IPR020846,IPR011701,IPR036259;~PFAM:PF07690;~SMCOG1005:Drug resistance transporter, EmrB/QacA;~TransMembrane:13 (i38-65o77-98i105-123o135-153i160-179o199-219i231-251o271-296i308-328o334-354i366-387o407-425i446-466o);~antiSMASH:Cluster_2.3;~go_function: GO:0022857 - transmembrane transporter activity [Evidence IEA];~go_process: GO:0055085 - transmembrane transport [Evidence IEA]), whose product MSTTTTTVTSEISSLRLSAEEVRLPAPRDDRKSRLQQVVVIPQLFAVTLTASVINGLVVVGLPTITADLQLPPSLSLWPSSVCSLATASTLLLSGSIADTIGPRWVELVGSLASGALMLGQGLSQTGIELVIMRAFQGVGLSMHLASSVSIVTQLLPPGWYIAGGITLFFTVIGLWSLPKSPVQRDGHILRNVRTKIDWVGAGLASAFMALLCYLLAILSANPSRIRSAESIIILCVAAIALPTFITWVHFQVKRGKPALIPNALWRNTSFSSICATVALSNAVINSMELFASLFFQEIQSLSALGASIRILPSLIVGVLINLVIGFFVHRIPAYWIVTITSFFCAFSPLLMAVINPAWTYWANAFVAQLLQPISADALFTVGLIVITNVFPDDTQALAGAVFNTSAQFGSALGMAVLQVISTVVTEEKEKGGESEKRALMEGYRASFWTMFGLMVVCTAVGFFGLRRSGRVGLKRD is encoded by the exons ATGTCGACAACTACCACTACAGTGACCAGTGAGATCAGCTCACTCCGTCTCTCTGCTGAAGAAGTCCGACTTCCAGCCCCTCGAGATGACCGAAAGTCACGCCTGCAACAAGTCGTCGTGATCCCCCAGCTATTCGCCGTCACTCTCACGGCCAGTGTGATCAATGGCTTGGTTGTAGTCGGGCTCCCCACCATCACTGCAGACCTCCAGCTGCCCCCTTCGCTCTCCCTATGGCCATCCTCGGTATGCAGTCTCGCCACGGCCTCTACACTTCTTCTGTCCGGCTCAATTGCAGACACAATTGGCCCACGATGGGTGGAACTAGTCGGATCTCTCGCCAGTGGCGCCCTGATGCTTGGACAGGGTCTGTCGCAAACTGGCATTGAGCTGGTGATCATGCGAGCCTTCCAGGGTGTCGGTCTCTCAATGCACCTCGCCTCTTCGGTGTCCATTGTTACCCAACTTTTACCCCCTG GCTGGTACATAGCCGGAGGAATCactctcttcttcactgTCATCGGATTGTGGTCGTTACCGAAGAGCCCCGTCCAGCGAGATGGACACATCCTGCGCAATGTCCGAACCAAGATCGACTGGGTGGGAGCTGGACTTGCTTCAGCATTTATGGCTTTGCTCTGCTACCTGCTCGC CATCCTCAGCGCAAACCCCTCCCGCATCCGCTCCGCAgaaagcatcatcatcctctgcgTCGCCGCCATCGCCCTCCCCACCTTCATCACCTGGGTCCATTTCCAAGTCAAGCGCGGCAAACCAGCCCTAATCCCCAACGCACTATGGAGAAACACCTCTTTTTCGAGCATCTGCGCGACAGTCGCCCTCTCCAACGCAGTAATCAACTCCATGGAACTCTTCGCCAGTTTATT CTTCCAAGAAATCCAATCCCTCAGTGCCCTCGGCGCCTCGATCCGCATCCTCCCCAGCCTAATCGTCGGCGTGCTCATCAACCTCGTAATCGGCTTCTTCGTACACCGCATCCCCGCCTACTGGATCGTAACcatcacctccttcttctgcgccTTCTCCCCACTCCTCATGGCTGTTATCAACCCAGCCTGGACATACTGGGCGAATGCCTTCGTCGCGCAACTCCTGCAGCCCATTAGCGCGGACGCGCTCTTCACGGTAGGGTTGATCGTTATCACGAATGTGTTTCCGGATGATACGCAGGCGTTGGCCGGGGCGGTGTTTAATACCTCGGCGCAATTTGGGAGTGCGTTGGGAATGGCGGTGCTGCAGGTGATTTCGACGGTTGTgactgaggagaaggagaagggtggaGAGAGTGAGAAGAGGGCATTGATGGAGGGATATCGGGCCAGTTTTTGGACTATGTttgggttgatggtggtttgtACGGCGGTGGGGTTCTTTGGGTTGAGGAGAtcggggagggtggggtTGAAGAGGGATTAG
- a CDS encoding putative secondary metabolism biosynthetic enzyme (COG:I;~EggNog:ENOG410PJ2Y;~InterPro:IPR036291,IPR013968,IPR036736,IPR009081;~antiSMASH:Cluster_2.3): MLTALGTAAPRGSGHETEFWLHEGVLHTNRLVPWECPSICPEHSQAVKLSLDMPLQSELVNSALIFRANEDFMTDSKEDEICLQVEMTEYQGCAPDQRTKQPVIVVGHTISNSRESTLRQVVTLAAQSGYQTIVKTKKGCYFDCEGLDPALLCATLSTVCKVLLCMRWLGRAKKDDHILILHMPLLFAKLAISLSKELNARITIVVATQEESEELYEASSSGIPIVVVEDMHASHMSPVLEATSGKFSLVICNRFSAAGQEAWRHISAAGRFVLCNEDMEGKLDTGPFTKGASFLPMGYENLGTRQEMAAEILQDGLEFLRKNKDIWTSHVSVYNIDQMPTQSKGSQFKASPGSAEEVHAAVRFNYGESSVKILPPIRRVKFFPDAAYLLIGGLGGLGSSLVRWMTERGCRHFIFVSRSGATQQKAAQTVELAEKAGASVQVFQADAGNESDMRAIVARVMKERPIRGVVHAAMVLQDGLLQGMTAAQYQAAITPKLRIAHVLHSVLINSPLDFFVMTSSISGTIGTPGQTNYSAGNSFLDAFAVYRQSLGLPACSIALPMLLDVGVVAENQTVEDSLQRLGFYGIDEVEMLEGLEVARSPNSPSHLILGLDPSLLHRSAGTNRLFWHGDARLRGVQRDLDLLQGSLRASKPDGEVIGDGEELDYETLMARVGDRIVQKCASMLGREIHEINLSKGTVASYGLDSMIGSELQQWLFGEFGLALSFHAFTAPEMTFEGLARQAVEALGVGSAK; the protein is encoded by the exons ATGCTGACAGCCCTGGGAACTGCAGCACCTCGGGGCTCTGGTCATGAAACGGAGTTCTGGCTTCACGAAGGAGTTCTCCATACCAATCGGCTGGTGCCATGGGAATGTCCCAGTATATGCCCCGAACATAGTCAGGCGGTGAAATTGTCACTGGACATGCCGCTACAGAGCGAGCTTGTGAACAGCGCGTTAATCTTCAGGGCAAATGAAGATTTTATGACAGACTCAAAGGAGGACGAGATATGTCTCCAGGTGGAGATGACTGAGTACCAGGGTTGCGCTCCTGACCAACGCACAAAGCAACCGGTCATCGTTGTCGGCCATACAATTTCCAATAGTCGCGAAAGTACACTTCGTCAGGTAGTCACACTCGCCGCACAGAGTGGCTATCAAACCATTgtcaagacaaagaaaggtTGCTATTTCGATTGTGAGGGTCTCGACCCAGCACTCCTTTGCGCCACCCTTTCAACTGTATGCAAAGTCCTTCTCTGCATGAGATGGTTAGGAAGAGCCAAAAAGGATGATCATATTCTCATTTTACATATGCCCCTCTTGTTTGCTAAGTTGGCCATCAGTCTCAGTAAGGAACTGAATGCCCGGATCACTATCGTTGTAGCAACACAAGAAGAGAGCGAAGAACTGTATGAAGCCTCGTCGTCCGGCATTCCGattgttgtcgttgaggaTATGCATGCATCTCATATGTCGCCAGTTCTCGAAGCTACCTCCGGGAAATTTTCACTGGTGATATGCAATCGATTCTCAGCAGCTGGTCAAGAGGCATGGAGACACATATCAGCGGCCGGTCGGTTTGTCTTATGCAATGAAGATATGGAAGGGAAGCTGGATACAGGTCCTTTTACCAAGGGTGCTTCTTTCCTGCCGATGGGATACGAAAACCTCGGTACACGACAAGAGATGGCGGCAGAAATCCTACAGGATGGGTTGGAGTTTTTAAGAAAGAACAAGGACATCTGGACGTCCCATGTGTCAGTGTACAACATTGATCAAATGCCCACGCAGTCAAAGGGAAGCCAGTTCAAAGCATCTCCAGGTTCAGCTGAAGAGGTACATGCGGCAGTGCGATTCAACTATGGTGAAAGTTCGGTGAAG ATCTTACCTCCGATCCGACGGGTCAAATTCTTCCCTGATGCAGCATACCTACTTATCGGAGGGCTCGGCGGCCTTGGAAGCAGTCTGGTCCGCTGGATGACGGAACGAGGATGTCGACATTTCATTTTTGTGTCACGCTCAGGCGCCACGCAGCAAAAGGCAGCACAGACCGTTGAACTTGCCGAAAAGGCCGGCGCATCCGTACAGGTGTTCCAGGCTGATGCTGGCAATGAGTCCGATATGAGAGCCATTGTCGCCCGAGTGATGAAAGAAAGACCAATCCGCGGTGTGGTGCACGCTGCAATGGTACTGCAG GACGGCCTACTCCAGGGCATGACAGCAGCACAATACCAAGCTGCTATCACCCCCAAACTCCGCATAGCACATGTCCTCCATTCCGTCCTCATCAACTCTCCACTAGACTTCTTCGTCATGACTAGTTCGATCTCAGGCACAATAGGCACACCAGGCCAGACAAATTACAGTGCCGGGAACAGCTTCCTCGATGCGTTCGCAGTATACCGCCAGTCCCTCGGTCTACCAGCCTGCTCGATAGCGCTACCAATGCTCCTCGACGTCGGCGTTGTGGCAGAGAATCAGACCGTCGAAGACTCCCTCCAGCGATTAGGCTTCTACGGAATCGACGAGGTAGAGATGCTCGAGGGTCTCGAAGTCGCCAGGTCCCCGAACAGTCCCAGCCATCTTATACTAGGCCTCGATCCTTCCCTGCTACACCGTTCTGCCGGTACAAATCGTCTATTCTGGCATGGCGATGCTCGTCTACGCGGCGTACAGCGGGACTTGGATCTTTTGCAGGGTTCGTTGAGAGCTTCGAAGCCGGATGGGGAAGTTAtcggtgatggggaggagctggattATGAGACGTTGATGGCGCGCGTTGGAGATAGGATTGTACAGAAATGCGCGAGtatgttggggagggagattcaCGAAATAAATCTCAGTAAAGGGACTGTTGCCTCGTATGGACTGGATAGCATGATTGGGTCCGAATTGCAGCAGTGGTTGTTTGGGGAGTTTGGACTAGCTTTGAGTTTTCACGCATTTACTGCGCCGGAGATGACGTTTGAGGGGTTGGCGAGGCAGGCGGTTGAGGCGCTCGGGGTGGGTAGTGCGAAGTGA